One segment of bacterium DNA contains the following:
- a CDS encoding pyridoxal phosphate-dependent aminotransferase, protein MKLAARTTRIEASPTLAISAKAAQMKKQGIPVIDFGVGEPDFDTPENIKQAGIKAIQDGFTKYTPAAGLPALKEAICEKLKKENGLEYTPAQIIVSCGAKHVLYNIMIALLEAGDDALLPAPYWVTFPEQIKLADANVIVINTEEKNDFKITPDQLKQAITPKTKLLILNSPSNPTGCVYTKKELEAIADICVKNNIVVVSDECYEKIVYDGVEQVSIATLGKEIYDLTIVVNAVSKTYSMTGWRIGFAAGPTDVIKAMSEIQSHATSNPTTFAQIGAIEAYKGPQDSVKMMVAEFDKRRKLLVDGLNSIPGVSCRVPKGAFYAFPNVSGLYGKTFNGKKITNSLELSAYLLDVAQIAVVPGSAFGADNYLRFSYATATKNVIEGVERMKKAVAF, encoded by the coding sequence ATGAAATTAGCGGCACGTACTACCCGGATCGAAGCATCACCGACGCTAGCGATTTCTGCAAAAGCTGCACAGATGAAAAAACAGGGGATTCCAGTCATTGATTTCGGAGTCGGTGAACCGGATTTCGATACGCCGGAAAATATCAAACAAGCGGGAATTAAAGCGATTCAAGATGGGTTCACCAAATATACTCCTGCTGCAGGGTTGCCAGCGTTAAAAGAAGCGATTTGTGAAAAACTGAAAAAAGAAAATGGGTTAGAATATACTCCGGCGCAGATTATCGTTTCCTGCGGTGCGAAACATGTTTTATATAATATCATGATAGCGCTTCTTGAAGCTGGTGACGATGCATTACTCCCCGCGCCATATTGGGTAACCTTCCCGGAACAGATTAAACTAGCGGATGCGAATGTTATTGTAATTAATACCGAAGAGAAGAATGATTTTAAGATTACCCCTGACCAGTTGAAACAAGCGATTACTCCGAAAACTAAACTGCTGATTCTAAATAGTCCATCGAATCCTACCGGCTGCGTATATACTAAAAAAGAATTAGAAGCTATCGCTGACATCTGCGTGAAAAACAATATCGTGGTTGTTTCAGATGAATGCTATGAAAAAATCGTTTATGACGGTGTTGAACAGGTCAGTATTGCTACGTTAGGAAAAGAAATATACGATTTAACCATCGTAGTTAATGCGGTTTCAAAAACATATTCGATGACCGGCTGGCGAATCGGGTTTGCTGCCGGGCCGACCGATGTTATTAAAGCGATGAGTGAAATTCAGAGTCATGCGACCAGTAACCCGACAACCTTTGCGCAGATTGGCGCTATTGAAGCGTATAAAGGACCACAAGATAGCGTAAAAATGATGGTTGCAGAATTCGATAAACGACGGAAACTGTTGGTGGATGGATTAAATTCGATTCCAGGCGTTTCCTGTCGGGTGCCAAAAGGCGCATTTTATGCGTTTCCGAATGTTAGCGGATTGTATGGTAAAACATTTAACGGGAAAAAAATAACCAATTCGCTGGAATTATCCGCATATCTGCTTGATGTCGCGCAAATAGCAGTCGTGCCTGGGTCAGCGTTCGGTGCAGATAATTATTTACGGTTTTCGTATGCTACTGCAACGAAAAATGTTATTGAAGGTGTAGAACGAATGAAAAAAGCGGTCGCATTCTAA
- a CDS encoding radical SAM protein, producing the protein MLFENGKLNPGYLKLDLYCRGIKIDASCELEKDARTVLRTRAGLGSGLEAILPDNLYTNIPLEEHFVAHTPYVLKKENGQYAIYRDGQFVCQIRLPKRPKFYDMKTSSGKIMSSIGVMQGTYLGIYPTETCGYWKEDINCKFCSVGLNLGVQDSAEKSVQDVLETVLAAHEEEKITFVHFNTGTYQVGLCPKIELDELEPYITPVKKKTGLLVGVQTPPAPDLTRYNKLRDMGVDHVSFCFELWNDTILNELCPGKATVIGKKRYLDAIEYCAKIFKPGAVSGEIIAGLEPVEDTLAAIEWITDHGAFPTICIFRPCVGTKLQDWNPPDTDAMVPVFRRMYEACIEKNVPIGIAPNVHVSLVLLPVEGRYFVTQKTFSFRTKEMMMNSLKYLFRGYFYTRLWLHKVTH; encoded by the coding sequence ATGTTATTTGAGAACGGTAAACTTAATCCTGGATATCTAAAACTCGATTTATATTGTCGAGGAATTAAAATAGATGCAAGTTGTGAACTGGAAAAAGATGCCCGAACTGTGCTCCGAACCCGAGCAGGGTTGGGTAGCGGGCTCGAAGCTATCTTGCCGGATAACCTTTATACCAACATTCCGTTAGAAGAACATTTTGTTGCTCATACCCCTTACGTACTCAAGAAAGAAAATGGACAATATGCGATATATCGCGATGGACAATTTGTATGTCAAATTCGTCTGCCGAAACGACCGAAATTTTATGATATGAAAACGAGTAGCGGAAAAATCATGTCATCAATTGGGGTGATGCAAGGAACGTATCTCGGAATATATCCAACAGAAACCTGCGGGTATTGGAAAGAAGATATAAACTGCAAATTCTGTTCAGTCGGACTAAATCTCGGAGTACAGGATTCAGCAGAGAAATCAGTACAGGATGTTCTAGAAACTGTTCTTGCCGCACATGAAGAAGAGAAAATCACGTTCGTTCACTTTAATACCGGAACCTATCAGGTCGGGTTATGCCCGAAAATCGAACTGGATGAATTAGAACCTTATATCACCCCGGTTAAGAAAAAAACCGGATTATTGGTTGGAGTGCAAACTCCGCCTGCACCGGATTTAACCCGATATAATAAACTTCGGGATATGGGGGTTGACCACGTTTCGTTCTGTTTCGAATTATGGAACGATACAATCTTGAACGAACTCTGCCCAGGGAAAGCTACGGTTATCGGAAAAAAGCGGTATCTTGACGCCATTGAATATTGCGCGAAAATATTCAAACCAGGTGCGGTTTCCGGAGAGATTATCGCTGGATTAGAACCGGTTGAAGATACGCTCGCTGCAATTGAATGGATAACCGACCATGGCGCATTTCCGACCATTTGTATTTTTCGACCTTGTGTCGGGACAAAACTGCAAGATTGGAATCCACCGGATACCGATGCTATGGTTCCAGTATTTCGGAGAATGTATGAAGCATGTATTGAAAAGAATGTGCCGATTGGAATTGCGCCGAATGTTCATGTGAGTTTGGTGCTGTTACCGGTTGAAGGTAGATATTTTGTCACCCAGAAAACCTTCAGCTTCCGCACGAAAGAAATGATGATGAATTCACTTAAATATCTCTTCCGCGGATATTTCTATACCCGCCTGTGGTTGCATAAAGTAACGCATTAA
- a CDS encoding polyprenyl synthetase family protein — protein MNLKQYFRERRNLVNHSLRRCFPKKEKYTKTLWNAMHYSVFTDGKRLRPILAIAAYEAVNKQSDAKHNEALLAACCALEFIHTSSLILDDLPCMDNSDIRRDKPSNHIVFGEGPALLAADALLTYAFEILSAKVPPKYCIPISAILAESVGPKGMIGGQVIDIKYRGRPASYKTLKYIHTHKTGALFVAAATIGATLANANAKQIKSLVDYSSHIGLAYQITDDILDVIQAPHHPRIVHPEVNFASTLGVDKAKKTVATLVNQALESIQQLNHHADPLREIAKYIGKRTQ, from the coding sequence ATGAATTTAAAACAATATTTTCGAGAACGGCGGAATCTGGTTAATCACTCGTTACGTCGCTGTTTCCCGAAAAAAGAGAAGTATACCAAAACTTTATGGAACGCAATGCATTATTCGGTGTTTACTGACGGGAAACGGTTACGTCCGATACTGGCGATTGCAGCGTATGAAGCGGTAAACAAACAATCTGATGCGAAACACAATGAAGCGTTACTAGCCGCATGCTGTGCATTAGAGTTTATCCATACCAGTTCACTCATTTTAGATGACCTACCCTGTATGGATAATTCTGATATCCGTAGGGATAAACCGTCAAACCATATCGTTTTCGGAGAAGGACCGGCGCTGCTAGCAGCGGATGCGTTATTAACCTACGCTTTTGAAATTTTATCCGCAAAAGTTCCGCCGAAATACTGTATTCCGATATCAGCGATATTAGCTGAATCTGTCGGTCCGAAAGGAATGATTGGCGGGCAGGTGATTGATATCAAATATCGCGGACGTCCTGCGAGTTATAAAACGTTAAAATATATTCATACCCATAAAACCGGAGCGCTATTTGTAGCCGCAGCAACTATCGGAGCGACATTAGCGAATGCAAATGCGAAACAAATCAAATCGTTAGTTGATTACTCTTCTCATATCGGGTTAGCATATCAGATAACCGATGATATTTTAGATGTTATCCAAGCACCGCATCATCCACGGATTGTTCATCCGGAAGTTAATTTCGCGTCTACGTTAGGGGTTGATAAAGCGAAAAAAACGGTGGCTACATTGGTTAATCAAGCGTTGGAGAGTATACAACAGTTAAACCATCACGCAGACCCATTACGCGAAATCGCTAAGTATATTGGAAAAAGAACTCAATAA
- a CDS encoding thymidylate synthase, protein MQNGNIPVLMVQGETLPETWEKAVLACWEQGVAIKTEYDKPDDPPSRDCTMVMVCLDPFKEPRIHRSFPAGLEDLEIYRQEVVEGVHDHWIKPEEGKWTYTYHERLFNYKIGGKVINQIEYIVKKLSEAGYSRRAQAITWNVLTDPPTEDPPCLQRVWCRLLPNESGIPVLNMNTHWRSRDGYKAAFMNIFALTDLQKRIASQISDRINQEVKVGRYVDIADSFHIYGSYFADFDRFLNTVTNRTFEERTWDSEFAEPFFEDGRKRLEEERKAK, encoded by the coding sequence ATGCAAAATGGGAATATACCTGTTTTAATGGTTCAAGGAGAGACGTTACCAGAAACATGGGAGAAAGCGGTACTAGCTTGTTGGGAGCAAGGCGTTGCGATTAAAACTGAATATGATAAGCCGGACGACCCGCCAAGTCGCGATTGTACCATGGTTATGGTTTGTCTCGACCCGTTTAAAGAACCACGAATCCATCGGTCGTTTCCTGCGGGATTAGAAGATTTAGAAATATATCGGCAGGAAGTAGTTGAAGGAGTGCATGACCATTGGATTAAACCGGAAGAAGGGAAATGGACGTATACTTACCACGAACGGTTATTCAATTATAAAATCGGTGGGAAAGTAATTAATCAGATTGAGTATATCGTTAAAAAACTATCAGAAGCGGGATATTCCCGTCGAGCGCAAGCGATAACCTGGAACGTATTAACCGACCCGCCAACTGAAGATCCGCCATGTTTACAGCGTGTCTGGTGTCGGTTATTACCCAATGAATCTGGTATCCCGGTTCTAAATATGAATACGCATTGGCGTTCCCGAGATGGATATAAAGCTGCGTTTATGAACATTTTCGCATTAACAGATTTGCAGAAACGAATCGCGAGCCAAATCAGCGATAGGATCAATCAAGAGGTTAAAGTCGGTCGGTATGTTGATATTGCGGATAGTTTCCATATTTACGGCAGTTATTTTGCCGATTTCGACCGGTTCCTGAACACCGTTACCAATCGGACGTTTGAAGAGCGAACCTGGGATTCTGAATTCGCGGAACCGTTTTTCGAAGATGGTAGAAAACGACTCGAAGAAGAGCGAAAAGCAAAATAA
- a CDS encoding cobalamin B12-binding domain-containing protein, translating into MKVLLAPLDPVHDVGLKLIKRKLDDRGHRTILLPPDVFAEEVVDAITLHQPDAVLISRTVGYDATTLLGNLMNLIKAKGLRDKSRFAIGGMAVTAEMGTQLGYDACFPPRTPIEEVIAFVEQAKGVSVGLERKPKQKRDLTAGFSFTVKDNEVEELLNKITDAIIEWTKGKTSPGIKRARITESQLESLGGSVEKYTALPFTREYLELSDQTIVDFYRQGKLPAHTRLIERKEIEQLYTLIKQANKTIHPQILQYKTEKPVVFIQYGTGCPIMDAVHIKVCEAWGADGVLHFDPAWGARTEGLPDGYLADAVDGTPITYANLSLIKDSLLPSTLWSVRAHRGLNTPEIIVLAGFLGADLTKINIAYGSLGAGTDPARLTVDGVESLRLAAKYHMPFDIPTNEELCGVPAYKAFAGMLIMAALGLKLGAKPLLKPLICYSPEMIISGKMEQNYVDYNTAKILALRELVDIPIWAGEPIGFMTHTEEKVQSASATAYHFSLMAGLGVDVATIASTDEVYSRGPITGIGRIGTLNAVKESFRFFGGTKMLPSDQALQWKDELKSNIKETLKQVANAPSFVDALYAGILGSKEDGAYPGRFGKNTVTLI; encoded by the coding sequence ATGAAAGTACTCCTCGCTCCACTCGACCCTGTCCACGATGTCGGATTGAAACTTATCAAACGTAAACTTGACGATCGTGGACATCGAACGATATTACTACCGCCGGATGTTTTTGCAGAAGAAGTCGTTGATGCGATTACATTACATCAGCCGGATGCGGTGCTAATCAGTCGAACCGTTGGATATGATGCAACAACATTACTCGGTAACCTAATGAATCTCATTAAAGCGAAAGGGTTACGTGATAAATCACGGTTTGCTATCGGCGGGATGGCAGTAACCGCAGAAATGGGTACCCAACTGGGGTATGACGCTTGTTTTCCACCACGGACACCAATTGAAGAAGTTATTGCGTTCGTTGAACAGGCGAAAGGAGTCTCCGTTGGACTTGAACGGAAACCGAAACAGAAACGAGATTTAACCGCAGGGTTTAGTTTTACGGTTAAAGATAATGAGGTAGAAGAATTACTTAACAAAATCACTGATGCAATTATTGAATGGACGAAAGGAAAAACGTCTCCGGGAATTAAACGTGCGCGAATAACCGAATCGCAATTAGAATCGCTTGGCGGGTCGGTCGAAAAATATACCGCACTTCCGTTCACCCGGGAATATCTAGAATTAAGCGACCAAACTATCGTTGATTTCTATCGTCAAGGGAAATTACCGGCACATACTCGGCTTATTGAACGGAAAGAAATCGAACAACTCTATACGTTAATCAAGCAGGCGAATAAAACTATCCATCCGCAAATTCTCCAGTATAAAACGGAAAAACCGGTTGTGTTTATTCAATACGGAACGGGATGTCCTATCATGGATGCGGTACATATCAAAGTTTGCGAAGCGTGGGGAGCTGATGGCGTTTTACATTTCGACCCCGCTTGGGGCGCAAGAACGGAAGGACTGCCTGACGGTTATCTCGCAGACGCAGTTGATGGGACTCCAATAACCTACGCCAATTTAAGTTTGATTAAAGATTCGTTATTACCGTCAACTCTATGGTCAGTTCGAGCGCATCGTGGATTGAATACTCCGGAAATAATTGTTCTCGCCGGGTTCCTCGGTGCGGATTTAACCAAAATAAATATTGCGTACGGTTCGTTAGGAGCGGGAACCGACCCCGCACGGTTGACCGTTGACGGCGTTGAATCGTTACGACTTGCCGCAAAATATCATATGCCGTTCGACATCCCGACTAATGAAGAGTTATGTGGTGTTCCGGCATATAAAGCGTTCGCGGGGATGCTGATTATGGCTGCGCTCGGGTTGAAACTTGGTGCGAAACCGTTATTGAAACCGCTCATCTGTTATTCGCCGGAAATGATTATCAGCGGTAAAATGGAACAGAATTATGTTGATTATAACACCGCGAAAATTCTCGCGTTGCGTGAACTCGTTGATATCCCGATTTGGGCTGGTGAACCTATCGGATTTATGACCCATACCGAAGAGAAAGTACAGTCTGCTAGTGCAACGGCATATCATTTTTCGTTAATGGCAGGGTTAGGAGTTGACGTTGCGACTATCGCATCAACAGATGAAGTTTATTCTCGCGGACCGATAACCGGTATCGGGCGGATCGGAACGTTGAACGCCGTTAAAGAATCGTTCCGCTTCTTCGGGGGAACGAAAATGCTTCCGTCTGACCAGGCACTCCAATGGAAAGATGAACTGAAATCGAATATTAAAGAAACGTTGAAACAGGTTGCTAATGCTCCGTCATTTGTTGATGCGCTTTACGCCGGTATCCTCGGTAGTAAAGAAGACGGCGCTTATCCCGGTCGGTTTGGAAAAAATACTGTGACCTTGATATAG
- a CDS encoding RidA family protein, whose protein sequence is MARNVIKTNHAPEAIGPYSQGIRIGQFIYTSGQIPIDPKTNTIVGGGIKNQTKQVLENIKAVLAASGGTMQDVVKTTVYLTNMLDFAAMNEVYATYFTEPYPARTTVQVAKLPKDVAIEIDVVAYLG, encoded by the coding sequence ATGGCAAGAAATGTTATCAAGACTAACCATGCACCGGAAGCGATCGGACCGTATTCGCAAGGGATACGAATCGGGCAATTTATTTATACTTCCGGCCAAATACCGATAGACCCGAAAACGAACACGATTGTCGGTGGTGGTATCAAAAACCAAACGAAACAGGTGCTTGAAAATATTAAAGCGGTTTTAGCAGCGAGTGGCGGTACTATGCAGGATGTGGTTAAAACGACGGTATATTTAACGAATATGCTCGATTTTGCTGCAATGAATGAAGTCTATGCGACCTATTTTACTGAACCCTATCCTGCGCGAACTACCGTTCAAGTCGCTAAACTGCCGAAAGATGTTGCGATTGAAATCGATGTTGTTGCTTATCTCGGGTAA
- a CDS encoding tetratricopeptide repeat protein codes for MRKWVLSLFISIVAVSSIPSFADIITLTSGKELFGEIISESNGLVKIMTPTGTFALNTAQIATMTKETITETQLRFGDYYFERKDYYKAVTAYQKAIAADSTSLIAAAKLAQAQQFLKDIWLKSIADRITAIDELVKQGNFKTALEQYAEITTFELDSSWIAQVQNKMADVYVQISMTEPDLNLRIMYVQQALDIYPESASGNYMMGKLLLQLGKLDNAEAYLEKAVKFDPQSAEKRITLGNVYLQRENYFGAAQEFEAAKQISPARFYEIKDELAKSYFKLGEQKYRERDYADAVKWLAKYTATDPAGDWKLYYRAQYQQRAQEIDPNSPKDHYTVALFCIEKSLFEEAIAELQTALNLDPGYALARSKLVEIYDRFATPIFQQGVTFFNQRNYENALERFSLITAKYPLSTLRLSANQYIAQAREALAQQIYERAKTDFSKGLIDKSFYERAYDGFSEIVENYLDYSGWQSAKQMRDRTLTELQRAQLSPEDVRQQKIRELATYIDSMVGPEKATWQRIISLAQFDATDFERNILGLDEPTKKIIRQETARLVYLFNNQLDILSEKLQIRRDRIRTERDRIKRLELTLYILACPGGDYPVWMEIKDYFNGGRAEFDEAKPNFSSFTQQRIQDIGVDEIYRVLNLK; via the coding sequence ATGCGTAAATGGGTATTGTCCCTTTTTATTAGTATCGTAGCCGTTAGTTCAATTCCATCGTTTGCGGATATAATCACGTTAACCAGCGGGAAAGAACTGTTCGGTGAAATTATCTCCGAATCAAATGGACTGGTGAAAATAATGACACCGACCGGAACATTTGCACTTAATACCGCACAAATCGCAACGATGACCAAAGAAACGATAACTGAAACGCAACTGCGCTTTGGCGATTATTATTTCGAACGGAAAGATTATTATAAAGCGGTAACTGCATACCAGAAAGCGATAGCGGCGGATTCAACTAGTTTGATTGCTGCGGCGAAATTAGCGCAAGCGCAACAGTTTCTTAAAGATATCTGGTTAAAATCGATTGCGGATAGAATCACTGCAATAGATGAATTGGTTAAACAAGGGAATTTCAAAACCGCTTTGGAACAATATGCGGAAATTACTACGTTCGAACTCGATTCCAGCTGGATTGCGCAGGTGCAAAATAAGATGGCTGATGTGTATGTTCAGATATCAATGACTGAACCCGACCTAAATCTGCGAATAATGTATGTCCAACAAGCGCTGGATATTTATCCCGAATCCGCTTCCGGAAACTATATGATGGGCAAATTGCTCCTTCAGCTAGGTAAACTCGACAATGCGGAAGCATACTTAGAAAAAGCGGTTAAATTCGACCCGCAATCTGCTGAAAAACGGATTACGTTAGGTAACGTATATTTACAACGGGAAAATTATTTCGGTGCAGCACAGGAATTCGAAGCCGCTAAACAGATTTCTCCAGCGCGATTCTATGAAATTAAAGATGAATTAGCGAAATCGTATTTCAAACTCGGTGAACAGAAATATCGTGAACGGGACTATGCGGATGCGGTGAAATGGTTAGCCAAATATACGGCTACAGACCCTGCTGGGGATTGGAAACTGTATTATCGCGCGCAATATCAGCAACGTGCACAGGAAATTGACCCGAATTCACCGAAAGACCATTATACCGTAGCGTTATTCTGTATCGAAAAATCGTTGTTTGAAGAAGCAATTGCTGAACTACAAACCGCATTGAACCTTGACCCGGGCTATGCACTCGCGCGGAGTAAACTGGTTGAAATCTATGACCGGTTTGCAACGCCGATATTTCAACAAGGAGTAACTTTTTTCAATCAGCGCAATTATGAGAACGCATTAGAGCGGTTTAGTCTGATAACAGCTAAATATCCGTTAAGTACACTCCGCCTCTCCGCTAACCAATATATTGCGCAGGCACGAGAAGCGTTAGCGCAACAGATATACGAGCGCGCAAAAACTGATTTTAGTAAAGGGTTGATTGATAAATCGTTCTACGAACGCGCGTATGACGGGTTTAGTGAAATTGTAGAAAATTATCTGGATTATTCCGGATGGCAGAGCGCGAAACAGATGCGTGACCGAACCTTAACTGAACTCCAGCGCGCGCAATTATCGCCGGAAGATGTGCGTCAGCAGAAAATAAGAGAATTAGCAACGTATATCGATAGTATGGTCGGACCGGAAAAAGCTACCTGGCAACGAATTATCAGTTTAGCGCAGTTTGACGCTACCGATTTTGAACGGAATATCCTCGGACTTGATGAACCAACGAAAAAAATTATCCGGCAGGAAACCGCACGATTAGTCTATTTATTTAATAATCAATTAGATATATTATCTGAAAAATTGCAGATTCGACGTGACCGGATTCGCACCGAACGCGACCGGATTAAACGACTTGAGTTAACCTTATATATTCTCGCATGTCCCGGTGGCGATTATCCGGTCTGGATGGAAATCAAGGATTATTTCAACGGCGGTCGCGCAGAGTTTGATGAAGCGAAACCGAACTTTTCATCATTTACACAGCAACGGATTCAAGATATCGGAGTAGATGAAATATATCGGGTGCTTAACTTGAAATAA